AGAGTAATCCTCTTTAAGGTCCCTGTTTTTTTTCTTCAGCTGGTTATAACCCTTTTTAAGGAGTAAATTTCCTTCCTCAGACTTAAAATTACTTAGGTCATAAAACTGGCTTACAAAATCCTGCAACGTTTCATAATATTCCAGGTTTCCGCCGCACTGGCAGGTGTCGAATTCTTCTGGTGATTCCCCGTCCTGTAATTTGTAAACATCATTACAGGTATCACATATTAAATAGCCCATTATATCATCTATTTTTGATAGTCTTTAACCAATATTACATAATTTATTCATTAATCACAGTTAAAATGAGTTACAACACATATTAACCCATTATATCATTTGATAAGCTTTATTTAATTTACAACTATATTACCTGTAAAACATTTAATTATAGTTTTACAATGGTTTACAGACATTACACTCCTTCATCCCTTTGTAATCTTTACTCCAAATATTTTAATTTGATTGTGCAATAATTTATAGATGCTCCACAATAAATAACCTATTATATCACCTAATACTTGATAGTCTAAGAGTCAATTTAAAGTTCCATATTGCACAATCCAACAATAATTTACCGTATTACAGTAACCTCTAATTCTTGATAGTCTTTAATCAATGATAACTGTAAATCCTTTAATCATTGATAGTTTTGCAGTGATTTATTATTTTCTATATTGATTAAAGAAAAATTTATTAATTAATGCACTTAGATATTTTTATTTAGTTAAGATACATTTTAGGGCTTCTTATTTAAAAAGCGAATGTTACTTTTAAAAGGCGGGGTTCATATCAAGCAGCAAACATTACGGTCAGCAGGTGAAAGTTCAAAATACTGGATTTGCCGAATAGATGAGGAATACTTAAGCAGGATAGACGAGCAAAAGATATTAAGTATCGCAAATCAGGAATCAAATGCCGTAAAATCTGTTAAAGCGGAAGATAAAATAGTATTTTTCTCTCCACTTTCAAATGAAAAAAACATCTCATTTATAGGCTACGGCCCTGTAGAAGAGGCATTTGACGATCCTGAATACCTTTTAGACTCATTAAAATCAGGGCGAAAGATTAAATTAAAGGGGATAAAATATTTCACAGAACCAATACCTGTAAAAGACATTGCAGGTGATCTTAAATTTATAAAAGATAAAAAAAATCTCCCATATCCATTTAAATCAGAATTCAAGGAAATTAACCAGGAAGATTTTAACTATATAACAAGAAGGATGAATTCAAGTAAAACTTTTCCTGTTTATTTTGAGAAAATGTCCTTTACAATGGATGAATTTTTGACCTGCTCAATTAAAGGCACCTATGAAATAGTTAAAAACACAGAGGAATCCAACCAGATTGAGATAAAAGAGTTTATCAGGCTTTTACATAAATTTATAAATTCTTACGGCATTTCTAAGAGCTATGAAGACATTCTGGAATATTACTCGCAGAATGTCTGGAAGTTAGGGTTCCAACACAGCCCTTCAAGAAATCCAGATAATTTAGTTAAGTTATACGGCCCAAGGGGCAATTCACAGAGATTTGGATACATAAAACTAGTTTAGGGGTATTACATGGACGACTATGAAGACATTAT
The sequence above is a segment of the Methanobacterium bryantii genome. Coding sequences within it:
- a CDS encoding EVE domain-containing protein, whose protein sequence is MLLLKGGVHIKQQTLRSAGESSKYWICRIDEEYLSRIDEQKILSIANQESNAVKSVKAEDKIVFFSPLSNEKNISFIGYGPVEEAFDDPEYLLDSLKSGRKIKLKGIKYFTEPIPVKDIAGDLKFIKDKKNLPYPFKSEFKEINQEDFNYITRRMNSSKTFPVYFEKMSFTMDEFLTCSIKGTYEIVKNTEESNQIEIKEFIRLLHKFINSYGISKSYEDILEYYSQNVWKLGFQHSPSRNPDNLVKLYGPRGNSQRFGYIKLV